The Paenibacillus sp. MBLB1832 genome has a window encoding:
- a CDS encoding glycoside hydrolase family 88/105 protein, whose translation MTSTQTKTPLAWAQASCDSIIATYTPMELPPAGRWHYHQGVFLCGMEMLWAAGGDDRYDAYIKAYVDGLVDEYGNLMFARDELDAMQAGLLLFRLEQRTGERKYRVAAEKLRHLLNTLNLTSEGGFWHKDKYANQMWLDGLYMGGVFALKYANAFGETGLRQTVLHQEQLMRKYMKDERTGLLYHAWDESRCMPWANPETGCSPEFWGRSLGWYGLAVSQFLDELPAEEPGREALVSSLCDFVHTIIHYQDADSGLWYQVVDKGDQPDNWLESSCTSLFVYTIAKAVNLGVVGPECAAAAVKGYEGLLRTLKFDEQGKLILPLICIGTSAGDYENYITRPTSENDLHGVGAFVMACVEVASLVK comes from the coding sequence ATGACATCAACTCAAACGAAAACACCACTAGCGTGGGCACAAGCTTCTTGCGATTCAATCATAGCCACATATACACCGATGGAGCTTCCGCCAGCAGGGCGTTGGCATTACCATCAGGGGGTATTCCTTTGCGGCATGGAAATGCTATGGGCAGCAGGCGGCGATGACCGCTATGACGCTTACATCAAAGCGTACGTCGACGGTCTCGTCGACGAGTATGGCAACCTTATGTTTGCGCGCGACGAGCTCGACGCGATGCAAGCAGGACTGCTCTTGTTCCGTTTGGAACAGCGTACCGGCGAGCGCAAATACCGCGTAGCCGCAGAAAAGCTGCGCCATCTGCTGAACACCTTGAACCTCACCTCCGAAGGCGGGTTCTGGCACAAAGATAAATACGCCAACCAAATGTGGTTGGACGGCTTATACATGGGCGGCGTATTCGCGCTGAAATACGCGAATGCCTTCGGCGAAACCGGCTTGCGCCAAACTGTGCTGCACCAAGAGCAGCTCATGCGCAAGTACATGAAAGACGAGCGCACGGGGCTGCTGTACCATGCGTGGGACGAAAGCCGCTGTATGCCGTGGGCGAACCCTGAAACCGGCTGCTCGCCGGAATTCTGGGGACGTTCGCTGGGCTGGTACGGCCTTGCCGTATCGCAATTCCTCGACGAATTGCCGGCGGAAGAGCCAGGGCGCGAAGCGCTGGTGAGCTCGCTGTGCGACTTCGTACATACGATCATCCACTATCAGGACGCGGACAGCGGACTGTGGTACCAGGTGGTCGACAAGGGCGATCAGCCAGACAACTGGCTGGAAAGCTCATGCACAAGCCTGTTCGTGTACACGATTGCCAAAGCCGTCAATCTCGGCGTCGTTGGTCCTGAATGTGCAGCCGCAGCTGTGAAAGGCTACGAAGGGCTGCTGCGCACGTTGAAATTCGACGAGCAAGGTAAGTTGATTTTGCCGCTCATCTGTATTGGAACGTCCGCAGGGGATTATGAGAACTATATTACGCGCCCAACGAGTGAGAATGATTTGCATGGTGTGGGAGCATTCGTCATGGCGTGCGTTGAAGTGGCGTCGTTAGTGAAGTAA
- a CDS encoding carbohydrate ABC transporter permease has translation MVEDKTLAGRMFGMINYLLLTIIGLITIIPFIHVVAGSFTTSAEMASKKFVLIPTVWSIEAYRFIFSTNTIFKAMAVSIGTTVIGTVISMFITALMAYGLARRDVDGRKVIMFLVVFTMLFHGGLIPTFLVVKELGMIDTYAALILPTAVSAFNLIILKNFFQNIPEGLEESAKIDGCSDFGILFRIVLPLSMPAIATISLFYAVTYWNTYLSAILYINEAAKWPIQVLLRQIVVLASGLDVSSSLDNTTPPPAQSIKMAVIVVATVPILIVYPFLQKHFAKGAMIGSIKG, from the coding sequence GTGGTCGAAGATAAAACATTAGCCGGCAGAATGTTCGGTATGATCAACTATTTGTTATTAACCATCATCGGATTGATTACAATCATCCCGTTCATCCACGTGGTGGCGGGTTCGTTCACGACGAGCGCGGAAATGGCGTCTAAGAAATTCGTCCTCATTCCGACAGTTTGGAGTATCGAGGCATACCGATTTATTTTTTCGACAAATACGATATTTAAAGCAATGGCGGTCTCCATTGGGACGACTGTGATTGGCACGGTGATCAGTATGTTCATCACAGCGCTGATGGCTTACGGGTTGGCGCGCAGAGATGTGGATGGACGTAAAGTGATTATGTTCCTCGTTGTGTTCACGATGTTGTTTCATGGCGGCTTGATTCCGACGTTTCTCGTTGTGAAGGAGCTTGGCATGATCGACACCTATGCGGCGTTGATTCTGCCAACGGCAGTTAGTGCGTTTAATTTAATTATTTTGAAAAATTTCTTCCAAAACATCCCTGAGGGGCTGGAGGAGTCGGCGAAAATCGACGGCTGCAGCGACTTTGGCATTCTATTCCGTATCGTCCTGCCGTTATCGATGCCTGCGATCGCGACGATCTCGTTGTTCTACGCGGTAACCTATTGGAACACTTACCTGAGTGCGATTCTTTATATTAATGAAGCCGCCAAATGGCCAATTCAAGTATTGCTTCGCCAAATTGTCGTCCTAGCCAGCGGATTGGACGTGAGTTCGAGCTTGGACAACACGACACCGCCACCGGCGCAGTCGATCAAAATGGCTGTTATCGTCGTAGCGACTGTTCCGATTCTGATTGTGTATCCGTTCTTGCAAAAGCATTTTGCTAAGGGTGCGATGATTGGATCGATTAAGGGGTAA
- a CDS encoding ABC transporter permease: MQEVNVAQSVVARKQSSELSRRLWKNKWIYVMLLPGILYFIVFKYIPMYGLIISFQNYKPFKGVTGSEWVGLEHFKRLFTEPDFLNILSNTLILFVMNLLFYFPIPIILALMLNEVRGDLFKKVFQTIVYLPHFMSWVIIVSISFVMLTMDGGIINEIISYFGFEKVNFLLAPEWFRPIYILQVIWREAGWGTIIYLAAIASIDPGLYEAARMDGAGRLRQVWHITLPAIRSVIIVLLILKIGAVLELGFEHVYLLLNSMNREVAEIIDTYVYTAGLKQGQFSYSAAIGLFKSFIGLVLVMIVNRIAKKMGEEGVY, translated from the coding sequence ATGCAAGAAGTGAATGTAGCCCAAAGTGTGGTTGCTAGAAAACAAAGCAGTGAACTGAGTAGACGTCTTTGGAAAAATAAATGGATTTATGTCATGCTGCTGCCAGGGATTTTATATTTTATCGTGTTTAAGTATATCCCTATGTATGGACTAATCATTTCCTTCCAGAACTACAAGCCTTTCAAGGGCGTTACCGGAAGTGAATGGGTTGGCTTGGAGCATTTTAAAAGGTTGTTTACGGAACCCGATTTTCTCAATATTTTAAGCAATACGTTAATCTTGTTCGTCATGAATCTCTTGTTTTATTTTCCGATTCCGATTATTTTGGCGCTCATGCTGAATGAGGTCAGAGGGGATCTGTTTAAGAAAGTGTTTCAAACGATCGTTTACCTGCCCCACTTTATGTCATGGGTTATTATCGTGTCCATCAGCTTCGTGATGCTGACTATGGACGGCGGGATTATTAATGAGATCATTTCATATTTCGGCTTTGAAAAGGTTAACTTCTTACTGGCACCAGAGTGGTTCAGACCGATTTATATTTTGCAGGTGATTTGGCGCGAAGCAGGTTGGGGAACGATTATTTATTTGGCGGCGATTGCTTCCATCGATCCTGGCTTGTATGAAGCTGCTCGTATGGATGGTGCAGGAAGACTTAGACAGGTGTGGCACATTACGCTGCCCGCGATACGAAGTGTCATTATTGTTTTGTTAATTTTGAAAATTGGTGCGGTTCTCGAGCTCGGTTTCGAACATGTGTACTTGCTTCTTAACTCCATGAACCGAGAAGTTGCTGAGATCATTGATACTTATGTATATACAGCAGGTCTGAAACAAGGGCAATTCAGTTACAGCGCAGCGATTGGTTTATTCAAATCGTTCATCGGCCTTGTATTGGTGATGATTGTGAATCGTATTGCGAAAAAGATGGGCGAAGAGGGCGTTTACTAA
- a CDS encoding extracellular solute-binding protein produces the protein MKKKLVTIPLSVMLVSSFALAACGDKGTPASTTAATAAATTAATPKATDNTPTAITIMAPLNTAQTPPDTIIKELEKLTNTKLTYQFFPADTYEEKLNTTFATGALPQATYLKNQATFIQMKSAIRDGQFWEIGPLLKDFPNLSKLKSTTNDNTKVDGKLYSLYRGVDIARQGLIYRKDWADKLGLKPPANLDELFAMAKAFTENDPDGNGKKDTIGLTDRNDLIYGAFKTIAAWEGTPNNWGVKDGKLAPEFMFPQYVATMDYFKKMRDGGYINKDFAATSKTDQQKLFTAGTAGMYIGAMTDVTTLNKDLIKNVPNAVVDVHSMVAGPDGKFAAWALPGFANVVLFPKSSIKTEADLRKVLAFFDKMMTPEVANMANWGIKDVNYSLTDNKAKKLDDEKWTREVKPFTDLAIGDEDTSGRYLGIPTIPAQGKADELKIANLKFAVQDPTAALDSKTNLEKGVQAQAVITDATNKYIYGTIDKAGFDKAIEDWKARGGSKIMEEYNAQYKK, from the coding sequence ATGAAGAAAAAATTAGTTACGATTCCACTTAGCGTTATGCTTGTTTCCAGCTTCGCGTTAGCAGCTTGCGGAGATAAAGGAACGCCTGCTTCCACGACCGCAGCAACGGCAGCGGCAACAACGGCAGCAACGCCGAAAGCAACCGACAATACACCGACAGCGATTACGATCATGGCGCCGCTCAATACGGCACAAACACCGCCAGATACGATTATTAAAGAACTTGAAAAACTAACGAACACGAAATTGACGTACCAGTTCTTCCCAGCAGACACGTATGAAGAGAAGCTGAATACGACGTTCGCGACAGGGGCACTGCCGCAAGCTACGTATTTGAAAAACCAAGCGACCTTCATTCAAATGAAATCCGCAATCCGCGACGGCCAATTCTGGGAGATCGGTCCCCTTCTGAAAGACTTCCCGAACCTCAGCAAGCTGAAATCCACAACGAATGATAATACGAAAGTCGATGGCAAATTGTACTCTCTTTACCGCGGTGTAGACATCGCTCGTCAAGGTCTTATCTATCGGAAAGATTGGGCAGATAAACTCGGCTTGAAACCACCTGCAAATCTAGATGAATTGTTCGCGATGGCGAAAGCATTCACAGAAAATGACCCTGATGGCAATGGTAAAAAAGATACAATCGGTCTTACTGACCGTAACGATCTTATTTATGGAGCATTCAAAACCATTGCGGCTTGGGAAGGAACACCGAATAACTGGGGCGTTAAGGATGGCAAGCTAGCGCCAGAATTCATGTTCCCGCAATATGTAGCGACGATGGATTATTTTAAAAAAATGCGTGACGGCGGCTACATCAACAAGGATTTCGCAGCAACAAGCAAAACCGATCAACAAAAGTTGTTCACTGCGGGTACAGCTGGAATGTACATCGGAGCGATGACGGATGTGACGACACTCAATAAGGATTTGATCAAAAACGTACCCAATGCGGTAGTTGACGTACACAGCATGGTTGCTGGTCCTGACGGCAAATTCGCAGCTTGGGCACTTCCAGGGTTCGCGAATGTGGTCCTGTTCCCTAAATCCTCTATCAAAACAGAAGCTGATCTGCGTAAAGTGTTAGCATTCTTCGACAAAATGATGACACCAGAAGTAGCAAACATGGCAAACTGGGGTATCAAAGATGTCAATTACAGCCTAACGGATAACAAAGCGAAGAAGCTGGATGATGAGAAATGGACGCGTGAGGTAAAACCATTCACAGATTTAGCAATCGGAGATGAAGATACATCGGGCAGATACTTAGGTATTCCTACGATCCCTGCACAAGGAAAAGCAGACGAGTTAAAAATTGCGAACCTGAAGTTCGCTGTTCAAGACCCGACAGCTGCGTTAGATTCCAAAACAAACCTTGAAAAAGGTGTGCAAGCGCAAGCCGTTATCACGGATGCAACGAACAAATACATTTACGGAACAATTGATAAAGCAGGCTTTGATAAAGCGATTGAAGATTGGAAAGCGCGTGGCGGCAGCAAAATCATGGAAGAGTACAACGCGCAATACAAAAAATAA
- a CDS encoding TetR family transcriptional regulator C-terminal domain-containing protein translates to METFQTIIVMLAFGTFILALLNEIALEAYQYAADSVGKKFAAAIEQEATAAGQLLAFFHVYADVVNNPPFIGGCPLQNTAVESDDTHPALRQSAQQSLHNTLEMMKRIIEEGIRQGEFKAGIDSDALATFTLSLLEGGILLCNLEGSNRHMTMNMASLAAHLRQYCC, encoded by the coding sequence ATGGAAACTTTCCAAACGATAATCGTTATGCTCGCGTTCGGTACGTTTATACTGGCGCTTCTGAACGAAATTGCATTGGAAGCTTACCAATACGCGGCCGACTCCGTTGGCAAGAAATTCGCCGCTGCGATCGAGCAAGAGGCGACGGCCGCGGGCCAGTTGCTCGCCTTCTTCCACGTCTACGCCGATGTGGTGAACAACCCGCCTTTCATCGGCGGGTGCCCCCTGCAGAATACGGCTGTGGAAAGCGATGACACGCACCCCGCCTTGCGCCAGAGCGCGCAACAAAGCCTTCATAATACGCTTGAGATGATGAAGCGTATTATTGAGGAAGGCATTAGACAAGGGGAGTTCAAGGCTGGGATCGACTCCGATGCCTTAGCAACCTTCACCTTGTCTTTGCTAGAAGGTGGCATCCTGCTCTGCAATCTCGAGGGTAGCAATCGCCATATGACGATGAATATGGCCAGCTTAGCTGCCCATTTGCGGCAGTACTGCTGTTAG